Proteins co-encoded in one Malus domestica chromosome 09, GDT2T_hap1 genomic window:
- the LOC103442212 gene encoding golgin candidate 6, with protein MDLVSGYKGVVGLVFGNEKSGSSNEDSYIERLLDCISNGKLAEDRRTAMLELQSVVAESSAAQLAFGAMGFPVMMGILKEERDDVEMVRGALETLVSALTPIDHAKGPKNEIQPAIMNTDLLSREADSISLLLSLLSEEDFYVRYYTLQLLTALLTNSRNRLQEAILTIPRGITRLMDMLMDREVIRNEALLLLTYLTREAEEIQKIVVFEGAFEKIFSIIKEEGGSDGGVVVQDCIELLNNLIRNTASNQILLRETMGFDPLMSILKLRGSTYSFTQQKTINLLSALETLNLLIMGGSEADPGKDANKLTNRTTLAQKKVLDHLLMLGVESQWAPVAVRCSALRCIGNLIAGHPKNLDALASKFLGEGPQEPALNSILRIILRTSSIQEFVAADYVFKSFCENNADGQTMLASTLIPQPHSMIHAPVEEDVNMSFGSMLLQGLNFSEKDGDLETCCRAASVLSHVMKDNLQCKERVLRIELEAPTPSLGAPEPLMHRVVKYLAVASSMQNKDGKSSGNSYVQPVILKLLVTWLADCPSAVNCFLDSRPHITYLLELVSNSIATVYIKGLAAVLLGECVIYNKSVESGKDAFAIVDSISQKVGLTSYFLKFEEMQKSFLFTSSTSAQPHKQLTRSASASMVDVDESNLSDQKNEDHPVLSSIFDAPFLNVVKSLEVNIREKFIEVYSQPKSKVAVVPAELEQKSGESDGEYIKRLKAFVEKQCSEIQDLLGRNASLAEDVATIGGGRSWSKQGAGSDRVQVETLRRDFQEASKRLELLKAEKAKLESEASMYKNLAGKMESDLKSLSDAYNSLEQANFHLEKEVRAKNGGGGSSSIPDVDAIRAEAREEAQKESEAELNDLLVCLGQEQSKVDKLSTRLLELGEDVDKLLEDIGDDVGLPGDGEDDED; from the exons atggaTTTGGTCTCTGGTTACAAG GGAGTTGTAGGGCTCGTTTTCGGCAACGAGAAATCAGGTTCTTCTAATGAAGATAG CTATATCGAGCGTTTGCTCGACTGTATAAGCAATGGTAAATTGGCAGAGGACAGGAGGACTGCGATGCTCGAGCTTCAGTCTGTTGTGGCAGAAAGCTCTGCTGCCCAACTGGCATTTGGAGCAATGG GATTCCCTGTTATGATGGGCATATTAAAGGAAGAACGGGATGATGTTGAAATG GTCCGAGGTGCCCTAGAAACTCTTGTAAGTGCTTTGACTCCTATTGACCATGCAAAAGGACCAAAGAATGAGATTCAACCAGCTATAATGAACACTGATTTACTTTCCAGAGAAGCAGACAGCATTTCACTTCTTCTAAGTTTGTTG TCAGAGGAGGATTTCTATGTACGATATTACACTCTTCAACTTTTGACAGCTCTTCTGACAAACTCTCGAAATAG GTTACAGGAAGCCATTCTGACCATACCTCGTGGTATAACTCGCTTAATGGATATGCTTATGGATCGTGAG GTTATACGAAATGAGGCCTTATTACTTCTTACTTACTTGACTCGCGAAGCTGAG GAAATTCAAAAAATTGTGGTCTTTGAAGGTGCTTTTGAAAAGATATTCAGcatcatcaaagaagaaggtggttCAGATGGTGGTGTTGTTGTGCAG GACTGTATTGAATTGTTGAACAATCTTATTCGGAACACTGCATCAAATcag ATACTGCTGAGGGAGACAATGGGATTTGACCCCTTAATGTCAATTTTGAAGCTACGAGGGAGTACTTACAGTTTCACTCAACAAAAG ACAATTAATCTACTCAGTGCGTTGGAAACTCTTAATTTGCTAATAATGGGAGGCTCAGAGGCTGATCCTGGAAAAGATGCAAATAAGCTAACAAATAGAACCACCCTCGCTCAG AAAAAAGTATTGGACCATCTTCTAATGCTCGGTGTGGAAAGCCAATGGGCACCTGTTGCTGTTCGTTGTTCA GCGCTGCGATGCATTGGTAATCTGATTGCTGGACATCCCAAGAATCTTGATGCGCTTGCAAGCAAATTTCTTGGAGAGGGGCCACAGGAACCTGCTTTGAACTCAATTCTACGAATCATTTTGCGGACATCCAGTATACAAGAATTTGTTGCAgcagattatgtttttaagagcTTTTGTGAG AATAATGCTGATGGCCAAACTATGTTAGCGTCTACATTGATTCCGCAACCGCATTCCATGATTCATGCACCCGTTGAGGAGGATGTGAACATGTCCTTTGGAAG CATGCTATTACAAGGTCTTAACTTCAGTGAGAAAGATGGTGATCTTGAG ACATGCTGCAGAGCTGCTAGTGTTCTTTCTCATGTAATGAAGGACAATCTCCAGTGCAAGGAAAGG GTATTGCGTATTGAACTTGAGGCACCTACTCCATCTCTAGGTGCTCCAGAGCCTCTAATGCACCGTGTGGTAAAATACTTGGCCGTTGCCTCTTCCATGCAAAACAAAGATGGAAAGTCAAGTGGAAACTCATATGTTCAACCAGTTATCCTGAAATTGCTGGTCACTTGGCTAGCTGATTGCCCTAGTGCAGTGAATTGCTTCCTAGATTCACGTCCCCACATCACTTATCTGCTTGAGTTGGTATCCAATTCAATTGCTACAGTGTACATAAAGGGGTTGGCAGCTGTTCTTCTTGGAGAGTGTGTGATCTACAACAAATCAGTTGAAAGTGGGAAGGACGCCTTTGCTATAGTTGATTCCATAAGCCAGAAGGTTGGGCTCACGTCATATTTTCTGAAGTTCGAGGAGATGCAGAAAAGCTTCCTTTTCACCTCTTCAACATCAGCTCAGCCGCACAAACAATTAACCAGATCCGCTTCTGCTAGTATGGTAGATGTTGATGAGAGCAATCTCTCTGATCAGAAAAATGAGGATCATCCTGTTCTCTCCTCAATCTTTGATGCTCCATTTCTAAACGTAGTTAAGAGTTTGGAGGTGAATATCAGAGAAAAATTCATTGAGGTATACAGTCAACCGAAGAGCAAGGTGGCAGTGGTGCCAGCAGAACTGGAACAGAAAAGCGGGGAAAGTGATGGAGAGTATATAAAGCGGCTGAAAGCATTTGTGGAGAAGCAATGCTCTGAGATACAG gATCTCCTTGGCCGCAATGCAAGTTTGGCTGAGGATGTGGCAACGATTGGTGGTGGCCGCTCCTGGTCCAAGCAGGGTGCAGGCTCTGATAGAGTCCAGGTAGAGACACTTAGACGAGATTTTCAAGAAGCATCTAAACGGTTGGAGTTGCTCAAGGCAGAGAAAGCCAAGCTTGAATCCGAGGCATCCATGTATAAAAACTTAGCCGGAAAGATGGAATCTGATCTGAAGAGCTTATCCGATGCTTACAACAGTCTTGAGCAGGCAAATTTCCATCTAGAGAAGGAGGTCAGAGCTAAGAATGGTGGAGGAGGGTCTTCGTCCATTCCTGATGTGGATGCAATTAGAGCCGAGGCAAGGGAAGAAGCTCAGAAGGAGAGCGAGGCTGAACTGAATGATCTTCTTGTGTGCCTCGGGCAAGAACAAAGCAAGGTGGACAAACTAAGTACAAGGTTGTTGGAGTTAGGAGAGGACGTCGACAAGCTGCTTGAAGATATTGGAGATGACGTGGGGTTGCCTGGAGACGGCGAGGAT
- the LOC103421602 gene encoding uncharacterized protein isoform X1, with the protein MADVYYSSKKTDDVCDDVCGQQGSEAALSMARLRCILRGLDLKTYIFLFAVVPLGVFAIFLHGQKISYFLRPLWEKPPKPFIDIPHYYNQNVSMETLCRLHGWKIRESPRRVYDAVLFSNEVDMLTIRWNELYPFVTQFVLLESNSTFTGLPKPLLFGRNRDKFKFVENRLTYVTTGGRFQKGENPFYEEAYQRVALDQLLRVAGIEDDDLLIMSDVDEIPSAHTINLLRWCDDTPPVVHLGLRNYLYSFEYYVDDKSWRASVHRYQTGNTTYAHFRQSDYILPDSGWHCSFCFRHINEFIFKMKAYSHNDRVRFSHYLNPKRIQDVICKGADLFDMLPEEYTFKEIIGKMGPIPRSHSAVHLPAYLLNNAEKYKYLLPGNCRRENG; encoded by the exons ATGGCTGATGTGTATTACAGTTCGAAGAAGACTGACGATGTCTGCGACGACGTTTGTGGCcag CAGGGATCAGAAGCAGCGTTGAGCATGGCTAGACTGCGATGCATTTTGCGGGGCTTGGATTTGAAGACTTACATTTTCCTGTTTGCGGTTGTTCCATTAGGCGTATTTGCGATATTTTTACATGGGCAGAAGATCTCGTATTTCCTAAGACCTCTTTGGGAAAAACCTCCGAAGCCCTTCATTGATATCCCACACTACTATAATCAGAATGTGTCGATGGAGACTCTTTGCAGGCTTCACGGATGGAAGATTCGTGAATCACCTAGACGAGTCTATGATGCAGTTCTTTTCAGCAATGAAGTAGACATGCTTACAATCCGATGGAATGAATTGTATCCTTTCGTGACACAGTTTGTTCTCCTCGAATCAAACTCAACGTTTACTGGCTTGCCAAAGCCATTGCTTTTTGGAAGAAACCGGGACAAGTTTAAGTTTGTTGAAAACCGGCTTACATATGTTACAACAGGAGGAAGATTCCAGAAAGGTGAAAACCCATTTTATGAGGAGGCGTATCAGAGAGTGGCACTTGACCAGCTTCTTAGAGTTGCCGGTATAGAAGATGATGACCTGCTGATCATGTCCGATGTTGATGAGATTCCTAGCGCCCACACAATTAATCTCTTGAGGTGGTGTGATGACACCCCGCCTGTTGTTCATCTTGGGCTGAGGAATTACTTGTACTCTTTTGAGTATTATGTAGATGACAAGAGCTGGAGAGCATCCGTTCACAGGTATCAGACTGGTAATACTACCTATGCACACTTCAGACAGAGCGACTACATTTTGCCAGATTCAGGTTGGCATTGCAGCTTTTGTTTCCGCCATATCAACGAgttcatattcaagatgaaagCTTACAGCCACAATGACCGGGTGAGGTTCTCTCATTATCTGAACCCTAAAAGGATCCAGGATGTAATATGTAAAGGGGCTGATCTATTCGACATGCTTCCCGAGGAGTACACATTTAAGGAGATTATCGGAAAGATGGGACCTATTCCTAGATCTCATTCAGCAGTTCATCTCCCTGCATATTTGTTGAACAATGCTGAGAAGTACAAATACCTATTGCCCGGGAACTGCAGGAGGGAAAATGGCTAA
- the LOC103421602 gene encoding uncharacterized protein isoform X2, translating into MADVYYSSKKTDDVCDDVCGQGSEAALSMARLRCILRGLDLKTYIFLFAVVPLGVFAIFLHGQKISYFLRPLWEKPPKPFIDIPHYYNQNVSMETLCRLHGWKIRESPRRVYDAVLFSNEVDMLTIRWNELYPFVTQFVLLESNSTFTGLPKPLLFGRNRDKFKFVENRLTYVTTGGRFQKGENPFYEEAYQRVALDQLLRVAGIEDDDLLIMSDVDEIPSAHTINLLRWCDDTPPVVHLGLRNYLYSFEYYVDDKSWRASVHRYQTGNTTYAHFRQSDYILPDSGWHCSFCFRHINEFIFKMKAYSHNDRVRFSHYLNPKRIQDVICKGADLFDMLPEEYTFKEIIGKMGPIPRSHSAVHLPAYLLNNAEKYKYLLPGNCRRENG; encoded by the exons ATGGCTGATGTGTATTACAGTTCGAAGAAGACTGACGATGTCTGCGACGACGTTTGTGGCcag GGATCAGAAGCAGCGTTGAGCATGGCTAGACTGCGATGCATTTTGCGGGGCTTGGATTTGAAGACTTACATTTTCCTGTTTGCGGTTGTTCCATTAGGCGTATTTGCGATATTTTTACATGGGCAGAAGATCTCGTATTTCCTAAGACCTCTTTGGGAAAAACCTCCGAAGCCCTTCATTGATATCCCACACTACTATAATCAGAATGTGTCGATGGAGACTCTTTGCAGGCTTCACGGATGGAAGATTCGTGAATCACCTAGACGAGTCTATGATGCAGTTCTTTTCAGCAATGAAGTAGACATGCTTACAATCCGATGGAATGAATTGTATCCTTTCGTGACACAGTTTGTTCTCCTCGAATCAAACTCAACGTTTACTGGCTTGCCAAAGCCATTGCTTTTTGGAAGAAACCGGGACAAGTTTAAGTTTGTTGAAAACCGGCTTACATATGTTACAACAGGAGGAAGATTCCAGAAAGGTGAAAACCCATTTTATGAGGAGGCGTATCAGAGAGTGGCACTTGACCAGCTTCTTAGAGTTGCCGGTATAGAAGATGATGACCTGCTGATCATGTCCGATGTTGATGAGATTCCTAGCGCCCACACAATTAATCTCTTGAGGTGGTGTGATGACACCCCGCCTGTTGTTCATCTTGGGCTGAGGAATTACTTGTACTCTTTTGAGTATTATGTAGATGACAAGAGCTGGAGAGCATCCGTTCACAGGTATCAGACTGGTAATACTACCTATGCACACTTCAGACAGAGCGACTACATTTTGCCAGATTCAGGTTGGCATTGCAGCTTTTGTTTCCGCCATATCAACGAgttcatattcaagatgaaagCTTACAGCCACAATGACCGGGTGAGGTTCTCTCATTATCTGAACCCTAAAAGGATCCAGGATGTAATATGTAAAGGGGCTGATCTATTCGACATGCTTCCCGAGGAGTACACATTTAAGGAGATTATCGGAAAGATGGGACCTATTCCTAGATCTCATTCAGCAGTTCATCTCCCTGCATATTTGTTGAACAATGCTGAGAAGTACAAATACCTATTGCCCGGGAACTGCAGGAGGGAAAATGGCTAA
- the LOC114826887 gene encoding CRM-domain containing factor CFM9, mitochondrial-like, with the protein MFAARKLNRHCFKSVSSLLQFNPPKNALLLRDVSAKVLSSNAVQPSKPSEDCYSSSSRPANPFDGWSRSMSTSRGSSSMRSKVAKRMQKESGKTLREVRRAKKLQKKLMTENERLIYNLKRAKRKVALLLQKLKKYELPDLPAPRHDPELLTLEQLQALKKIGFKNKNYVPVGVRGVFGGVVQNMHLHWKFHETVQVCCDNFPKEKIKEMATMLARLSGGIVVNIHNTKTIIMFRGRNYRQPKNLIPFNTLTKRKALFKARFEQALESQKLNIKKIEQQLRRSGVNPEDPVAIASIQRVASSFFNAIDQKDGSPYVFQGDKPSVAEHDNKLKHPEPPDEEEEEELDKFIAEIEDAAEREWAAEEAAEKEEFTRMRYWNREEYGGRYRRSEEPENDDSDDEIPRPRDWRHNGKQRPNGDYEDDEEEWHSNNAVGASVLDSDADDSDGTPEKFKISPRDRGRQDRIGRAKNDERFYRNSEANNRKVNNRKIMVDDGTESENVLSDLDTAMWKSDSEEEHDSTASRAANYDFQSSSDEEEDLMYLKGGKERVNDSESNTDYSNKARSKFEASRVAEGRDDRIGRGNSEYFKRNAGVSPRRKPVEEDVKSEDISGDSENEIWELNAASDSGASKAGRFDYNSSDEEDYQVRREEKKGNGNKSTRTRKALDEDWDSD; encoded by the exons ATGTTCGCTGCGAGGAAGCTCAATAGGCATTGCTTCAAGTCCGTCTCTTCTCTCCTCCAATTCAATCCCCCcaa AAATGCCTTGTTGTTAAGAGATGTCTCGGCGAAGGTTTTATCAAGCAATGCAGTTCAGCCAAGTAAACCGAGTGAAGATTGTTACTCTTCTTCATCTAGACCAGCCAATCCCTTCGATGGGTGGTCTAGGTCAATGTCGACATCTAGAGGGAGTAGTAGCATGAGGAGCAAAGTTGCTAAGCGGATGCAAAAGGAGTCTGGTAAGACTCTAAGAGAGGTTCGCAGAGCGAAAAAGCTTCAAAAGAAGCTGATGACCGAAAATGAGAGGCTCATTTACAACCTCAAAAGA GCCAAGAGGAAAGTGGCATTGCTACTACAAAAGCTGAAAAAATACGAGCTTCCAGATCTGCCAGCACCCCGTCATGATCCTGAGCTATTAACCCTCGAGCAGCTTCAGGCATTGAAAAAGATTggcttcaaaaataaaaattatgttcCCGTCGGTGTTCGTGGGGTCTTTGGAGGAGTTGTCCAGAATATGCATCTACACTGGAAGTTTCACGAGACTGTACAAGTTTGTTGTGATAACTTCCCCAAAGAAAAGATTAAGGAAATGGCGACTATGCTTGCGAGACTGAGTGGTGGTATAGTGGTAAACATACATAATACTAAAACAATCATCATGTTTCGCGGAAGAAATTACCGGCAGCCCAAAAATTTAATACCTTTCAATACCCTTACAAAAAGGAAG GCATTATTCAAGGCAAGATTTGAACAAGCCCTCGAATCTCAGAAGCTAAACATAAAGAAGATAGAACAGCAGCTCCGCCGAAGTGGTGTTAATCCTGAGGATCCAGTTGCTATTGCGAGCATCCAGAGAGTAGCTTCCTCATTCTTTAATGCAATTGATCAGAAGGACGGAAGTCCTTATGTCTTCCAGGGAGACAAACCATCAGTAGCAGAGCATGATAATAAATTGAAACATCCAGAGCCTCCTgatgaggaagaggaggaggagttgGACAAATTCATAGCTGAAATTGAGGATGCAGCAGAACGAGAGTGGGCTGCGGAGGAAGCAGCTGAGAAAGAGGAGTTCACTAGAATGAGGTATTGGAACAGAGAAGAGTATGGTGGGAGATACAGGAGATCTGAAGAACCTGAAAATGACGATTCTGATGATGAGATCCCAAGGCCAAGGGACTGGAGGCATAATGGCAAGCAGAGGCCTAATGGTGATTACGAAGATGACGAAGAGGAATGGCATTCAAATAATGCTGTGGGCGCTAGTGTTCTCGACAGTGATGCTGATGATTCTGATGGAACGCCTGAGAAGTTCAAGATATCTCCAAGAGACAGGGGGAGGCAGGATAGGATTGGAAGGGCCAAGAATGATGAACGCTTTTATAGAAATTCCGAAGCTAACAATAGAAAAGTTAATAATAGAAAGATTATGGTGGACGATGGCACTGAATCAGAAAATGTGCTGAGCGATCTTGATACTGCAATGTGGAAATCCGATTCTGAGGAAGAACATGACTCAACAGCATCAAGAGCTGCGAACTATGACTTCCAAAGTAGCAGTGATGAAGAAGAGGACTTGATGTACCTGAAGGGAGGAAAGGAGCGGGTAAATGATTCCGAGAGTAACACTGATTATTCCAACAAAGCTCGTAGCAAGTTTGAGGCATCAAGAGTTGCAGAGGGGAGAGATGATAGGATTGGCCGGGGCAACAGTGAATATTTCAAAAGAAATGCTGGTGTTAGCCCAAGAAGAAAGCCAGTTGAGGAGGATGTCAAGTCCGAGGATATCTCCGGTGACTCTGAAAACGAAATATGGGAATTAAACGCTGCCAGTGACTCGGGAGCATCGAAGGCAGGGAGATTCGATTACAACAGCAGCGACGAAGAGGATTATCAAGTTAGGAGGGAAGAGAAGAAAGGAAATGGTAATAAAAGCACAAGAACAAGGAAAGCCTTGGATGAGGATTGGGACAGTGATTAG